The Flammeovirga yaeyamensis genome segment GAAGGTGATGAAGTAGTGAAACTTATCTTAACTAAAGGAGAGATTTTTGGAGAGAAAATCCTTTTAGGACAAAACACTCGCGATGAATACGCAATTGCTGAAGGTGATACAACCTATCTATGTTTATTATCTATTGATAAGATGCGAAATCTAATGAGAGATAATGAACGTTTTGGTTTATTCATATATAAGTTGATTGGGTTAAGAGTAAAAAAGATAGAGAGAAGATTGGAGATTTTAGTGTGTAAAGATGCAGAAGAAAGATTACTCGAGTTTATAAAAGATCTTTTTGATAATAAATTTGAGGATGATGAGACTATTAAACATCCCTATTCACAGAACGATATAGCCAAACTTATCGGTACATCGAGAGAGACTGTTTCTAAACAAATGAGCAAGTATAAGAAACAAGGTTGGATCGATTATACAAGGACTTCTATAACACTAAGAAATAAAGCCGCATTTTCAGAAATATTATAAGCTTTCACTGATTAAACCTGCTTCGATTTTCATCAAATAAAACGTAAAATATACAATTTTCTAACCCTTATTTATGTTGTTATATTTACAACAATGTTGATATATTTTGTCATAATCGCTGATTTGAATGCGAAATATTCATTAAAATGTATCATTTATTAATGATTTATTAAAAAATACTCTTATATTTGAGAGTGTTGTGAACGAAACTTTGGAAGGAGCAAATAATGACAAATAGATAGTAATTATTATTCTTAGTATATTAATAACAAGAGTTGCTATAGCTAACAACAGACCTCCAAAGTCCAAACTAATATCGAAAATCGGAAGACGCTTTATTTATGGAACACAGATTAACGGCCTTTAAGGACAATTGTGGTTTTGGTATGATCGCCAACTACAAAAACCAGCCCTCAAGGCAAATGACTTTAGACGCTATTGAAGCCCTTTCTCGAATGATCCACCGTGGTGCAATTGCCGCAGATGGTGTCAGTGGAGATGGTTCCGGCTTCTTATTTTCAATGCCAGATCGCTTCATGCGAAAAGAGGCGGAGATGAATGGAATTGACCTACCGCAACGTTATGCAGTAGCTATGATGTTCTTGACAGACCCAATGAAACAAAAAGAAGTATTCTCAGAGTATTGTGAAAGGAACGATTTAAAAGTTCTATTTACAAGAAAAGTACCTTTGAATACTGAAGTGTTGGGTAAACAAGCATTCGAATTACTACCTGAAATTGTACAGGCTTTTGTAGTTCCAAATGCTTTAATGTCTACAAAACGTTTCTCAGCGTTATTATATTTAACAAGAAAAGAAGTAGAACATGCTTTAAGAGATGATGAAGGGTTCTATATCCCATCTTTCTCTGAAAAAGTAGTTTCTTATAAAGGTTTGGTAATGCCAACCCACATCAAAGAGCTTTTTGTTGATTTACAACAAGAAGAATTTGAAGTGTCTTTTGCGGTATTCCACCAACGATTCTCAACAAACACACTTCCTCAATGGAGATTGGCTCAACCATTTAGAACTTTAGCTCATAATGGCGAGATCAACTCTATTCAAGCGAACAGATTTAACTTCTCTATAAAAGAAGAAGTTCTGAAATCAGACGTTTTTACTAAGGAAGAATTAGATAGAATTTTCCCAATCCTAGTTCCTGGCGGATCAGATTCAGCATCATTAGATAATGCATTTGAATTCTTGGTAACAGCAGGTATGGACTTTTTCCAAGCAGCAAGGTCATTAGTGCCTGCACCATGGCAAAACGTTCCGAACTTGGATGCAAAATTAAGATCGTTCTATGAGTATGCTGCAAGTAACTTTGAGGCATGGGATGGTCCGGCAGCATTAAATTTATGCGATGGTCGTCACTTAGGATGTATCTTAGATAGAAATGGTTTAAGACCAGCTAAATTTATTGTCACTAACGATAACAGAATTATCATCAGTTCTGAGTATGGTGTAATTGATTTAGAAGAAGATAATATCAAAGAGCAAGGTAAATTACAATCAGGTCAAATGATTGGTATCGACTTGCGCTATGGTACAATCTTAAAGCATAATGAAATTGATAACTACCTTAAAGAGGCTAGACCTTGGGGTAAGTGGATCCATGAGAATAGTGCTTATTTGATGGAACATGTAGACAAAAACTTCTTGTCTATGAGTGACTACAGATATGACGATATCGTAGATAAACAACGTTATCATAACTTTACCAATGAAGTATTGGAAGGCGTTGTTCGTCCAATGATCGAAACAGGTAAGGAAGATACAGGTTCTATGGGTGATGATACTCCATTAGCTTGTTTCTCAAACGTACAAAGAAACTTCACTGATTTCTTCCGTCAGAAGTTTGCCCAAGTAACCAACCCACCAATTGACCCTCTAAGAGAGAAAATGGTGATGTCGACAGCGGTAACTTTCGGTAGAAATAATAATGTTTTAATTGATGGGGCCATGAACGCACATCGATTGAAATCAATGTCACCAATTTTATCGTACGAACACTTTGATGTACTAAGAAGATTTGGTACGAAAGGTGATTCATTGTACGATTATCAATACAATTCTAAAACATTTAGTACAGCCTTCAACGTAGATTTAGAGAAATCTCTACATCGTTTAGGTGAAGAAATAGAAAAGTCTGTAAGAGACGAGGATACGGCAATCGTGATGTTAGATGACAGAGAGTTATCAAAATCTAAATTGTTAATTCCAATGCCAATGGCAGTAGGTTACGTAAGTAATCATTTAGCCGCTAAAGGGTTGAGATCTCAAGTATCTATCGTTGCAATTACAGGTGAGGTGTATGACTCCCACTCAGCAGCCGTTCTATTAGCTACCGGAGCAACAGGTATCTATCCATACCTGTTACTAGGTACAGCACTTCAAGTAGCAGAAAACTTAGGTGCAGATTCGTATATGACTCGTAAGAAAGCGTTAATTAAAGTTCAGAAAGCTTTAAATGCTGGATTATTGAAGATTATGTCGAAGATGGGTATTGCAACTATCGAATCATATCAAAATTCATCATTATTTGATGTGATCGGTTTGAGCAACTCTATCGTAGAACAGTGTTTCCAAAGAAGTGAAGCACTTATCCCAGGTCTTGATTTCTCAGATATTGAGGAAAGACTTAAAGCTTATCATAAATCAGCATACAAAACAAGGTTCATTAAGAAAATGTATCCTTTAGAAGTAGGTTCATTCTACAAGTATGCTGAAGGTGGTGAGTATCATGATTTTGCACCTACTGTGGCGAAAAGCTTGAGAAAGTTTGCTGTTACGGGTAGAGCAGAAGATTATGCTGATCTTAGAGATCAGATCAACAATAGAGGTCTACGTATGATTCGTGACTTCTTCGAATTCAAATCGGAACGTAAACCTATCGATATCTCTAAAGTAGAGCCTATCGAGTCGATTACAAAACGATTTACTTCAGCGGCCATGTCATTAGGTTCGATTTCACCAGAAGCTCACGAAGCTTTGGCGGAAGCGATGAACACCATTGGTGGTCAATCTAACTCGGGTGAGGGTGGTGAAGATCCTAAGCGATTCGGAACTATCAAGAACTCTAAGATTAAGCAAGTGGCTTCAGGTAGATTTGGTGTAACACCTCACTACTTGAGAAATGCTGAAGAAATTCAAATTAAAGTAGCACAAGGAGCGAAGCCAGGTGAAGGTGGTCAGCTTCCAGGTTCAAAAGTAACATCTCTAATTGCAGAATTAAGATGTACAATTCCTGGTGTAACGCTTATCTCACCTCCTCCACACCACGACATTTATTCTATTGAGGATTTAGCGCAGTTAATTTATGACTTGAAGCAAGTGAATCCTAAAGCTAGAATTTGTGTTAAGTTAGTATCGACTGCAGGTGTAGGTACAATTGCAGTGGGTGTTGCTAAGGCATATGCGGATAAGATCATTATCTCAGGTGCTGATGGTGGTACTGGTGCTGCACAATTAGGTTCAATTAAGTTTGCAGGTAACCCTTGGGAACTTGGTTTAGCTGAAGCACACAATGCATTAAAAGTAAACGGCTTAAGAGATTTTGTAGAAGTACAAACAGATGGTGGTTTGAAAACAGGTCTTGACTTGGTGAAAGCTTCAATCATTGGTGCAGAAAGTTTTGCATTTGGTACATCTCTACTAACAACAATTGGTTGTAAAATCTTAAGAGTTTGTCACTTAAATAAATGTTCTGTTGGTATTGCGACTCAATCGGAGCAATTGAGAGCATACTACATGGGTACTGTGAAAGGAGTAGTTAACTACTTACAAGCAATGGCCCAAGAAGTAAGAGAAATCTTAGCAGAACTTGGTTATGAATCAATGGATGAAATCATCGGTCAGACGCACTTATTGAAAGTGATTGATAATGATTTCGCTAAGAAGTTTGATTTCAAAGATGTTCTTTACTATGCTGAAGGTAAGAATATCAGAGAGAAGGATTCTAACGATCCATTCGATCCAAACGATTTCGAAAGAGAAATCTTAGATGAGTTGATGCCTGTAATTAAAGGCCCTCACTACAGAACAGTTCTTGAAAAAGAAATCGTGAATACCAACCGTAGTTTCGGTGCTAGAATTTCTGGTCAGATTGCCGAATTCCATGG includes the following:
- a CDS encoding Crp/Fnr family transcriptional regulator: MSEIWTMHNFDLYSILCPTKLKNYFKTNGLTFKKGEVIYFPEDDEQKIYLVSKGKVKLCTYNQEGDEVVKLILTKGEIFGEKILLGQNTRDEYAIAEGDTTYLCLLSIDKMRNLMRDNERFGLFIYKLIGLRVKKIERRLEILVCKDAEERLLEFIKDLFDNKFEDDETIKHPYSQNDIAKLIGTSRETVSKQMSKYKKQGWIDYTRTSITLRNKAAFSEIL
- the gltB gene encoding glutamate synthase large subunit, whose product is MEHRLTAFKDNCGFGMIANYKNQPSRQMTLDAIEALSRMIHRGAIAADGVSGDGSGFLFSMPDRFMRKEAEMNGIDLPQRYAVAMMFLTDPMKQKEVFSEYCERNDLKVLFTRKVPLNTEVLGKQAFELLPEIVQAFVVPNALMSTKRFSALLYLTRKEVEHALRDDEGFYIPSFSEKVVSYKGLVMPTHIKELFVDLQQEEFEVSFAVFHQRFSTNTLPQWRLAQPFRTLAHNGEINSIQANRFNFSIKEEVLKSDVFTKEELDRIFPILVPGGSDSASLDNAFEFLVTAGMDFFQAARSLVPAPWQNVPNLDAKLRSFYEYAASNFEAWDGPAALNLCDGRHLGCILDRNGLRPAKFIVTNDNRIIISSEYGVIDLEEDNIKEQGKLQSGQMIGIDLRYGTILKHNEIDNYLKEARPWGKWIHENSAYLMEHVDKNFLSMSDYRYDDIVDKQRYHNFTNEVLEGVVRPMIETGKEDTGSMGDDTPLACFSNVQRNFTDFFRQKFAQVTNPPIDPLREKMVMSTAVTFGRNNNVLIDGAMNAHRLKSMSPILSYEHFDVLRRFGTKGDSLYDYQYNSKTFSTAFNVDLEKSLHRLGEEIEKSVRDEDTAIVMLDDRELSKSKLLIPMPMAVGYVSNHLAAKGLRSQVSIVAITGEVYDSHSAAVLLATGATGIYPYLLLGTALQVAENLGADSYMTRKKALIKVQKALNAGLLKIMSKMGIATIESYQNSSLFDVIGLSNSIVEQCFQRSEALIPGLDFSDIEERLKAYHKSAYKTRFIKKMYPLEVGSFYKYAEGGEYHDFAPTVAKSLRKFAVTGRAEDYADLRDQINNRGLRMIRDFFEFKSERKPIDISKVEPIESITKRFTSAAMSLGSISPEAHEALAEAMNTIGGQSNSGEGGEDPKRFGTIKNSKIKQVASGRFGVTPHYLRNAEEIQIKVAQGAKPGEGGQLPGSKVTSLIAELRCTIPGVTLISPPPHHDIYSIEDLAQLIYDLKQVNPKARICVKLVSTAGVGTIAVGVAKAYADKIIISGADGGTGAAQLGSIKFAGNPWELGLAEAHNALKVNGLRDFVEVQTDGGLKTGLDLVKASIIGAESFAFGTSLLTTIGCKILRVCHLNKCSVGIATQSEQLRAYYMGTVKGVVNYLQAMAQEVREILAELGYESMDEIIGQTHLLKVIDNDFAKKFDFKDVLYYAEGKNIREKDSNDPFDPNDFEREILDELMPVIKGPHYRTVLEKEIVNTNRSFGARISGQIAEFHGKKGLPKELITINLKGTAGQSFGCLLSHGMLLSLKGTGNDYVGKGMSGGHIIITPKDGQTEGRSLAGNTCLYGATGGKLFVRGQVGERFAVRNSGALAVVEGTGDHPCEYMTGGTVVILGKTGNNFGAGMTGGVAFVYDKDSTFIDKMNQELIKATRIDTDEGDEGRFYLQRILRSYLFRTGSTKAKHILDHFREEVRYFYMVTSKDMKSPLNPMEGN